A single window of Deltaproteobacteria bacterium DNA harbors:
- the glgP gene encoding alpha-glucan family phosphorylase: MKAKVEYSVIPNLSERLGSLRKLAYNLCFSWKSEIRDLFQRIDPGQWSACRHNPVLMLGLVSQERLDELSEDQGFLAQLERIDRDFERYISQPRIHSGDYSPDFPIQVAYFSAEFGLAASLPVYSGGLGVLSGDHLKSASDLNVPLVGVGLLYQEGYFSQYLSSDGWQMETYPLNDFANMPVTQVLDQDGNPLRVSVDFKGAPVQVAIWRVAVGRISLYLLDTNVKENPPEFRGITAQLYGGDREMRLRQEIVLGIGGIRALKALGIEPTVIHMNEGHSSFSALERINLLRKEKGLSFDAAREIVIATTVFTTHTPVPAGNDTFDPALVRAYFEQYAMELGINFRVLLGYGRLEPRDESEHFGMTTLALRLSAHVNGVSRLHGEVSRAMWHKIWHRHPEEDVPIEHITNGVHVPTWSSGDMAVLFDRYLGPDWSEDPDNERIWDQVEQIPASELWLAHERQRERLVSYARNRLGNQLVRRGASNEEIRAAAEVLSPEVLTIGFARRFATYKRATLLFRDPDRLDRIVNNPQHPVQIIIAGKAHPMDTEGKDFIKRIVHLARQERFRRRIIFLEDYNIDVALRLVSGSDLWLNTPRRPLEACGTSGMKALANGCLNLSVLDGWWDEGYHRDFGWAIGRGEVYQNHEAQDDIESQDLYNCLEKEIVPLFYRRGEAAIPREWVEKMKAGLSRLVPIFNSHRMVQEYMNRFYIPSAKRFDTLSRDDFAGALNLSGWVQKVRTGWHEVAVEAILSDHVRERPVGDRVEVSARIRLGAMSPEDVTVDAYYGRMDPNGDFAERNTVPLEPVESSDGLHLYRGYVPCRKTGRFGYTVRVMPSQHRLENRFVMGLVTWA, encoded by the coding sequence ATGAAGGCCAAGGTCGAATACAGCGTTATCCCCAACCTCTCCGAACGGTTGGGTTCTCTCAGGAAGCTGGCGTACAATCTCTGTTTCAGTTGGAAAAGTGAGATCCGGGATCTTTTTCAGCGTATCGATCCGGGGCAGTGGTCTGCATGCCGGCACAATCCGGTGCTGATGCTCGGACTGGTCAGCCAAGAGCGCCTGGATGAATTATCCGAGGATCAGGGCTTCCTGGCCCAGTTGGAGCGGATCGACCGCGATTTCGAGCGATACATATCTCAGCCGCGTATCCATTCAGGGGATTATTCTCCTGACTTTCCCATCCAGGTCGCCTACTTCTCGGCCGAATTCGGTCTGGCTGCCTCCCTTCCGGTCTATTCCGGCGGCCTGGGGGTCCTGTCCGGGGATCATCTCAAATCCGCCAGCGATCTGAACGTGCCGCTGGTGGGGGTGGGGCTCCTCTATCAGGAAGGATACTTCAGCCAGTACCTCAGCTCGGACGGGTGGCAGATGGAGACGTACCCGCTCAATGATTTTGCCAACATGCCGGTCACCCAGGTGCTTGATCAGGACGGAAATCCGCTCCGGGTATCCGTGGACTTCAAGGGTGCGCCGGTCCAGGTGGCCATCTGGCGCGTGGCCGTGGGAAGAATATCCCTCTATCTGCTGGATACCAATGTGAAGGAAAACCCACCGGAGTTTCGAGGAATTACAGCACAGCTCTACGGCGGGGACCGGGAGATGCGGCTGCGACAGGAGATTGTCCTGGGCATTGGGGGAATACGGGCGCTGAAGGCCTTGGGCATCGAGCCGACCGTAATTCACATGAATGAAGGGCATTCTTCCTTTTCCGCCCTGGAACGGATTAATCTCTTGAGAAAGGAGAAAGGGTTATCCTTTGACGCGGCCCGAGAAATCGTCATCGCAACTACGGTTTTCACCACCCACACGCCGGTCCCCGCCGGAAACGATACCTTCGATCCTGCCCTGGTCAGGGCCTATTTCGAACAATATGCCATGGAGCTGGGCATCAACTTCAGGGTCTTGTTAGGATACGGCCGCCTGGAGCCGAGGGACGAATCCGAGCATTTCGGCATGACCACCCTGGCCCTGAGACTTTCGGCCCATGTCAACGGGGTGAGCAGGCTCCACGGAGAGGTCTCCAGGGCCATGTGGCACAAAATCTGGCACCGGCATCCGGAGGAAGATGTACCCATCGAACATATCACCAACGGCGTCCATGTTCCCACCTGGAGTTCAGGGGATATGGCCGTTCTCTTTGACAGATATTTAGGTCCGGACTGGAGTGAAGATCCTGATAACGAGCGGATATGGGATCAGGTTGAACAAATCCCTGCCAGCGAGCTCTGGCTCGCCCACGAACGCCAGAGAGAACGCCTGGTCAGTTACGCCCGCAACCGGCTTGGCAATCAGCTCGTCCGACGAGGGGCCTCCAACGAAGAAATCCGGGCTGCAGCCGAGGTCCTTTCTCCTGAGGTCCTGACCATCGGCTTTGCCCGGCGATTTGCCACATACAAGCGGGCCACGCTCCTTTTCAGGGATCCGGATCGACTCGATCGCATTGTCAACAATCCTCAGCATCCGGTGCAGATCATCATCGCCGGCAAGGCCCATCCGATGGATACCGAGGGGAAAGATTTCATCAAACGCATTGTCCATCTGGCCCGCCAGGAGCGCTTCCGAAGACGCATCATTTTTTTGGAGGATTACAACATCGATGTGGCCCTCCGACTGGTATCCGGAAGCGATCTCTGGCTCAATACGCCTCGCCGTCCGCTGGAGGCCTGCGGGACCAGCGGCATGAAGGCCCTTGCCAATGGGTGTCTGAACCTGAGCGTCCTGGACGGCTGGTGGGATGAAGGATACCACCGCGACTTCGGCTGGGCCATCGGCCGGGGGGAGGTCTATCAGAACCACGAGGCCCAGGACGATATCGAAAGCCAGGACCTCTACAATTGCCTCGAAAAAGAGATCGTCCCCCTTTTTTACAGACGAGGCGAGGCCGCTATCCCGAGGGAGTGGGTGGAAAAAATGAAGGCCGGACTCAGCCGCCTGGTGCCCATATTCAACAGCCATCGGATGGTGCAGGAATATATGAACCGCTTCTATATCCCGAGCGCCAAGCGCTTCGACACCTTGTCGCGTGATGATTTTGCCGGTGCCCTGAACCTTTCCGGGTGGGTCCAGAAGGTCAGGACAGGATGGCATGAGGTCGCCGTGGAAGCAATCCTCTCCGATCATGTACGGGAAAGACCGGTGGGAGACCGGGTTGAGGTGTCCGCCCGGATCAGGTTGGGCGCCATGTCGCCCGAAGACGTGACCGTGGATGCCTATTACGGCCGCATGGACCCGAACGGTGATTTCGCGGAGCGGAATACCGTCCCGCTGGAGCCGGTTGAATCTTCCGACGGCCTTCACCTGTATCGCGGGTATGTCCCGTGTCGCAAGACCGGCCGCTTCGGCTATACCGTGCGGGTCATGCCCAGCCAGCACCGGCTTGAAAACAGGTTCGTAATGGGCCTGGTGACATGGGCGTGA
- the glgC gene encoding glucose-1-phosphate adenylyltransferase: MKNTLAVVMAGGKGERLMPLTKHRSKPAIPFGGIYLLIDLTLSNCINSEIYKIIVLPQYKSQTLMQHLERGWNLFSQDLGHYLKIAPPQMMQGERWYQGTADCIRQNAYLIEQESPEHVLILSGDHVYKMDYSRFKDYHEAQNADVTIAVKEMGKESASQYGILEVDNDFRITGFQEKPEDPRTIPGDRSHVLASMGVYMFKTEVLIDLLARSSQTDFGKEILPEILDSHRLMAYPYRRENKIRDIIQYTDEEGVLREKRVDHARDSSYWRDVGTHDAYWNANMDLTGVDPYFNMYGRLWPIRTFQRQHPPVKTVFSQEWGADPRAGRALDSLVAHGSIISGGVVRNSVLSYNVFVHSWSVVEESVIMENVVVGRHARIKKAIIAEGVHIPPYTEIGYHPEVDRERFTVTQRGITVVTEEDFPETS, translated from the coding sequence ATGAAAAATACTCTGGCCGTCGTGATGGCAGGAGGCAAGGGCGAACGGTTGATGCCGTTGACCAAACACCGGTCAAAGCCGGCCATCCCCTTTGGGGGGATTTATCTCCTCATCGATCTGACCCTGTCCAACTGCATTAATTCGGAAATATACAAGATCATCGTTCTGCCCCAATATAAGTCCCAGACGCTCATGCAGCACCTGGAACGGGGATGGAATCTCTTCAGCCAGGACCTGGGACATTATCTCAAGATCGCCCCGCCCCAGATGATGCAGGGAGAGAGATGGTATCAAGGGACCGCGGACTGCATTCGACAAAATGCCTACCTGATCGAACAGGAATCCCCCGAACACGTCCTGATCCTTTCCGGGGACCATGTGTACAAGATGGATTACAGCCGCTTCAAGGATTACCATGAGGCCCAAAATGCGGATGTCACCATTGCTGTCAAAGAGATGGGAAAGGAATCCGCCAGCCAATACGGGATTCTGGAGGTGGATAATGATTTCCGGATAACGGGGTTTCAGGAAAAGCCGGAAGATCCCCGCACCATCCCTGGAGACCGCAGTCATGTACTGGCGTCCATGGGCGTCTATATGTTCAAGACCGAGGTCCTGATCGACCTGCTTGCCAGGAGTTCACAGACTGACTTCGGCAAGGAGATCCTGCCGGAGATTCTTGACAGCCACCGGCTCATGGCATATCCCTATCGTCGTGAGAACAAGATCCGGGATATCATTCAGTACACGGATGAAGAGGGTGTCCTCAGGGAAAAACGGGTCGATCATGCCAGGGACTCCTCATACTGGCGGGATGTCGGAACGCACGACGCCTATTGGAATGCCAACATGGACCTGACCGGGGTAGATCCCTACTTCAATATGTACGGCCGGCTCTGGCCCATCCGGACCTTTCAACGCCAACACCCTCCGGTCAAGACGGTTTTTTCTCAGGAATGGGGCGCTGACCCCAGGGCGGGTCGGGCGCTCGATTCCCTGGTGGCCCACGGATCCATCATCAGCGGCGGGGTAGTCAGGAACAGCGTACTGTCCTACAACGTGTTTGTTCACAGTTGGTCCGTGGTGGAGGAATCGGTCATCATGGAAAATGTGGTCGTCGGCCGGCATGCCCGAATTAAGAAGGCCATCATCGCCGAAGGGGTGCACATTCCGCCATACACTGAAATCGGGTATCATCCCGAGGTGGATCGGGAGCGCTTCACCGTGACTCAACGAGGGATTACTGTGGTAACGGAGGAAGATTTTCCCGAAACGAGCTGA